Part of the Streptomyces sp. RFCAC02 genome is shown below.
CGTCCTGACCCGTGCCGCCGAGGAGGACGCGCTGATCGCGCAGGCGCTGCGGGATGCCATGGGCACCGAGGAGGATCGTTTCAGCGGCGTCGCGTACGCACGGGGTTCGCACGCGGGCAGCACGCGCTCATGACGGGCGCCGAGGTGCGGGGACTCCTCGACCATGCCCGGGTCGACCAGATCCGGTCCGACTACGGCTCCGGTGCGGCGGCCAAGGAGGCGGAGAAGGACGCGCTGGCCTGGGGGGCCGCCGGGGCGCGCTCGGTCGTGGGCGTCGGGGTCGCGACCACCAATGTGGTGCTGGTGGCGAGCACCGGGGCGACGGTCGCGGTACCCATCGTGACGGGTGCCGGCGAGAAATTCCTCGGGGAGTTCGTGGTGCAGCAGGTGTTCGGCGGCAACACCGAGTTGGAGAACCAGGCGCTGACCGCCGTCGCAACAGGAAACCTCTATCAGGACAGCCGTACCCAACTCGGAAACGTGGCGGCCGAGTATGAGGAATGGGCACTGGAGCACGGGTACACCGCTGAGCAGACGGTGCAGTTGACCAACAACACCAAGGACGCATATGGCTTCGGCGAGGATCAGGAAACGCGCGTCGGCTGAGCGGGGTGCGCACGGTGTTTCCCGGGCCGCGGGGCTCGTCCTGACGGCGGTGCTGCTGACGGGGTGCGCGTCGGGCGAGGGGCTGATGTCCGGCTCCGTCATCGGCGGAGTGTGGCGGCCTGTCGCCGAGGTCTGCGACGGCACGCTGGACGAGCCGGCGTACGAGGCGCTGGAGCAGTTATCCGGTCTGCCCGTCGCCATCGACGAGGGGGGCGGACCGGCCGACGAGGACGGCAGTGCGCCCGCCCCGGACCTGGAGGCGTTCGCCGGACAGCTCCGTGACGCCCCGGACGGGCCACACATGTTCTGCACTCTCACGGACACGACCGACATGACCGTGGACAGCTACGCAGAGATGACGTTCACCTGGTACGACGTGCCTACCGGCGAACAGGGCACCGGCCCGGCCGCTTACGTGACCGCCGAGTCCGGCGACATCTTCTTCCTCTGCCCGGGCGGCCCGGAGGAGACGCTGCGCGCCAATTTCCTCATGCTGTCCCGGCCGGCGGGCGGGGACGCCGACGCGAGCCTGACCGTCACGAACTCGGTGGCACGGGCCGTCGCGGAGGAGCTGGGCTGCCTCGAAGCGTCCGGTCTCACCACCGCACCGCCGGAGCCCACGAGTACCGAATGAGCAGGCGGCCGGGCCGGTCACACCGTGGCGGGCGAGTTCTTGCCGGATGGGCAGGCGGCCGGGGACGAAGCGTTTCACGGGGCGCCGAGACGCGGCGCCCCGTACCCCACGGTGGCCTTCCTCACCGTTGCTGCCGACCGGCCTTCGCCTGCGCTCGGTGGTACAGCGTCCGTTTCGCGTTCTTCAGCAGGTCGGCTGCTTCGGTGCGACCGAGTTCATCGGCGAGGGTCATGGGCGTGTAATCGCGCGCCGAGTACCTCACGTGGCTGGGGACCCCCCTCTGTCGCGCATGGGGGTCACCGCCGGCTTCCACGAGGAGCCGCACGGCTGCCAGCGCGTCCGGTCCGGTGAGGGTGACCGCGGCGTGGAGCGGTGTGCGGCCGTACTCGTCGGCCGCGTTGGGGTCGGCGCCCGCGGCGAGGAGGGCTTCGATGACGTCGGGGGTGATGTCGGGGCCGGGGATGACGTGGAAGTTGCCGGCGACGGCCAGGTGCAGAGGCGTGACGCCGGCGCTCAGGTCTCCGAATCTGTCGCAGTGCCGTTGCGGGTGGCGATACGTCCAGGGAATCCTGCAGGTCTCGCGGAGCGCCGCACCCGGATCGGCGCCTGCCTCGGCCAGGGTCCGCACGACGGCGGCGGAGCGGCCGATGACGGCCAGGTGCATGGGGGTGAGCCCGGAGTCGTTCAGTGGACCGAGCGCGGGTGTGGGTGTGCCGGCCAGAACCTCCCGGACAGCCGCGAGGTCTCCGACCGCGCAGGCCCGTGGGAAGAGGTCCTCCGGGGACGGCGGGGGCACGGCCTTCAGGTCGGCCAGCAACCTCGACAGCGGCTCCGGTTCGAGGCACTCGTCCTCACCGTCGTCGTACCAGTCGTGGTCGATTTCGTAGACCGGCGGGTCGCCTGTTCCGGCCTCGTCGAGGTCCACCAGCCAGTAGAACTGGGTGTTGGTCATGCCGATGAGGAGCCATGCCCTCGCCGACGGCCCGTCCTCGTCGTCGAATTCGAGCATCATGGGGAACTGGATCGGTCCGCTGTCGTCCTCGTCGAGCAGGACGTGGGCCTGCGGCCAGCCGATCGACAGCAGGGCTTGGATCTCGGCCGGGAGCCGCCGTTCGCCGACCGGCGTCACGACGGTCCACCCCTCGCGCGGCGCGAAGTCGTCAGGCACCGCGCCGCGCAGGCGTTCCAGTTGGTACAGAACCTCGGGACGCAGCCCTCCGGCGGAACACCCCGCTGATGCAGCGGCGACGGAGCGGTGGGATGTCATGTCGTTCAAGAACACCATCCTTCAGAGGCGGCCAGGCTTTCCGCGATCCCGGAACGGGACCTGAAGTCGGACGTGACTGAACGAGACCCTTCTCGGCGACGGGCGCCACCGGGGCCCCTGGACGCGGGCGGCGGTCCACCGCCTCAGCGCCCCTTGTCCTTCCACCCGCCAGGGAATCCCGCAGCTTACCGATCTGCTTCCTGTAACTCTCCACCACCTCCCGTCCTTTCGCGGGCAGCTCGTCCCAAGTGCGCGGCCAGTCGGCCGGAGTAGCCCTTGCTGATCTGCACGACTCCCCTCCACGCCGCCTCGGGTGTCGCTTCGTACAGGACGGGCGCGACCACGTACCAGGTACCCGGCGCGGCCTCGTCCGGCGCCGCTCCCCTCGCCACCCTGCTGTAGCCACGCGCCGAGGCCACAGCCACCAACCGCGCGAACTCGACAGCCGAGGCACGCCGCACCCCACGCGGAACCGGCCACCCGAACGGCGACACCACCCGTCGTCGGAACACCACTTGCTCCCGTCTCACCACCGCACCGCCGGAGTCCACGGTCAGCGGGTGAGTGCGGCGCCGAATCGCCAGATCAGTAGTTCTGTCGGTTCCTCGGCTCGCAGGGGTGGGGTTCCCGCTGCTGTGAGGCGTGCCGAGTCGCCGGGGGTGAGGCGGGTCGCTGTCGTGACGTCCGGGTGCAGTGTCACTGCGCCCCGCACCACGTGCACGTATGCGCGGTGTGCGTCGGGGACGGTCGTCCGCGTGCCCGTGTCGAGGTGGTGCACGTACAGCGCCGCGTCCGTGCGCGGCAGGGCGTACGGAGTGCCGTCCGCGAGACCGCGCACCACCTCGTACTCCGGGGCGCCGCCCGGCTCGTCCGGCACCAGCCACATCTGCAGGAACCGCAGCGGCTCCGTGCCCCGGTTGTGCTCGCCGTGGAGGGTGCCCGAGCCGGGGGTGAGGCGCTGCACGTCGCCGGGTCGTACGGCGGTGGTCCTGCCGTCGGTGTCCTCGTGGGTCAGCTCCCCCTCGATCACCCACGTCACGATCTCCAGGTCGCGGTGCCGGTGCGGCGGGAACCCGGCGCCCGGTGCCAGACGTTCCTCGTTGCAGGCGGTCAGGGGGCCGAACCGCAGGTTGTCGGGGTCGTAGAAGCCGGCGAAGGAGAAGGCGTGGCGTGTGTCGATCCCGGCGTGCGGCTCGCCGCCGCGGTGGCGCTCGCCCGCGCGCTTCACTTCGAGCATGCCCCCCACCGTAGCCGCAGGGCGCCGGGCGGTCGCCCCGGCCCGGCACCCCCGCCGGGTATGGCCGAGGGAGAAATGAGGCAGGCTGGTCCCGTGTCCGATGCCGATGAGAAGGAAGCGCACGCCGCGACCGTGCGCCGTCTTGAACAGTCCTCCGGCAAGCTGTCGGCCGCCGCGATCGCGCGGATGGACGAGCAGTTGCCGTGGTACCGCGCCATGCCGCCGGAGAACCGTTCGTGGATCGGGCTGGTGGCGCAGGCCGGTATCGCGGCGTTCACCGAGTGGTTCCGGCACCCCGAGACGCCGCAGGCGATCAGCACCGACGTCTTCGGCACGGCGCCGCGCGAGCTGACCCGCGCCATCACGCTGCGGCAGACCGTCGAGATGGTGCGCACCACGATCGAGGTCGTCGAGTCCGCCGTGGACGAGCTGGCGCCGCCCGGCGGCGAGGCGTCGCTGCGCAGCGCGCTCCTGGTGTACGCGCGGGAGATCGCGTTCGCCACCGCCCAGGTGTACGCGCAGGCCGCCGAGGCCCGCGGCGCCTGGGACGCGCGCCTCGAGTCCCTCGTCGTGAACGCGGTGGTGTCCGGGGAGGCCGACGAGAGCGACCTGTCGCGGGCGGCCGCCCTCGGCTGGCGCACGCCCGAGCACGTCACCGTCGTCCTCGGGAACGCGCCGAACGGCGACAGCGAGCTGACCGTCGAGGCGATCCGCCGCGCCGCCAGGTACGCGAAGCTCCAGGTCCTCACCGGTGTCCTCGGCAAGCGCCTGGTCGTCATCGTGGGCGGCAGCGACGACCCGGTGCAGACGGCGAAGGCGCTCATCGGGCCGTTCGCGGCGGGGCCGGTCGTCGCGGGGCCGGTCGTCGGCGACCTGCTGGCGGCGACCCGGTCGGCGCAGGCCGCCGCGGCCGGGCTGCGGGCGTGCGCCGCGTGGCCGGACGCGCCGCGGCCCGTCCTCGCGGACGACCTGCTGCCGGAGCGCGCCATGGCGGGCGACCCGGCGGCGCGGACCCTTCTGGTGGAGGAGATCTACAGACCGCTCCAGGAGGCGGGCTCCGCGCTGCTGGAGACGCTGAGTGTCTATCTGGAGCAGGCGAGCAGTCTCGAGGGGGCCGCGCGGATGCTGTTCGTGCACCCCAACACCGTCCGGTACCGCCTCCGGCGTGTGACTGACGTCACCGGGTGGCCGCCGTCGGACGTGCGGTCGGCGTTCACTCTCCGCGTCGCCCTGATGCTGGGGCGGCTCGCCGACGCGGACGGTCGTCCGTAACGTTTGTTCGAGCCCTACAAATCCTCCGACTGTTCTTCGTTCTCGTCACCACGGGCGGCGCACCCCGTGGCCGGGAGAGAGTGAGAGCGTGCTCGTACTCGTCGCTCCCGGCCAGGGCTCCCAGACGCCCGGCTTCCTGAATCCGTGGCTCGAACTCCCCGGTACCGCCGACCGGCTGCGCGCCTGGTCGGACATCGCGGGCATCGACCTCGTCCACCTCGGCACGAAGGCCGATGAGGACACCATCCGTGACACCGCCGTGGCGCAGCCGCTGCTGGTGGCCGGCGCGCTGCTGTCGGCCGCCGCGCTGTTCGACGGCGCGGACGCGACGGCGGGTGCCGCGCGGCTCGGCGCGGTCGCGGGGCACAGCGTCGGCGAACTGCCGGCCGCGGCGATCGCCGGCGTGCTGAGCGAGGCCGACACGATGGCCCTGGTGCGCAGCCGCTCCACGGCGATGGCCGAGGCCGCCGCCGTGACGCGGACAGGCATGTCCGCCGTCCTCGGCGGTGACCCGGAGCTGGTCGCCGAGCGCCTGGAGAAGTGCGGCCTGACCGCGGCCAACAACAACGGCGGGGGCCAGATCGTCGCCGCCGGCACGCTGGAGCAGCTCGCGGAGCTGGCCACCGACAAGCCGGAGCGGTCCCGCGTCATCCCGCTGAAGGTGGCCGGGGCGTTCCACACGCACCACATGGCGCCGGCCGTGGCCGCCATGGAGGCGGCCGCGAAGGCCGTCACCATCGCCGACCCGGCCGTCCGGTACGTGTCGAACGCCGACGGCGAGGTCGTCGGCGACGGCCGGGAGATCGTGCGCCGCCTGGTGACGCAGGTGTCGAACCCCGTGCGCTGGGACCTGTGCATGGAGACGTTCCGCCGGCTCGGTGCCACCGCGCTGATCGAGCTGTGCCCGGGCGGCACGCTCGCCGGGCTGGCCAAGCGGAACCTCAGGGGTGTCGCGCAGCTCGCCGTGAAGTCCCCGGACGACATCGCCGCGGCCCGTGAGCTGATCGCGGAGCACGCCGCGTCCCCCGCCGAATAGGAGCCTGACGGATGACCGCCAAACTGAGGCCGAGCCGGGGCGCGCCGTACGCGCGGATCCTCGGCGTGGGCGGGTACCGCCCCGTCCGTGTGGTGCCGAACGAGGAGATCCTGAAGCACATCGACTCGTCCGACGAGTGGATCCGTTCCCGGTCGGGCATCGTGACCCGGCACTGGGCGGGCGAGGGCGAGACCGTCGTGGAGATGGCGGTGGCGGCGTCGGGCAAGGCGATCGCGGCGGCCGGCATCGCGGCGGAGCAGATCGACGCGGTCGTCGTGTCGACCGTGTCGCACTTCATGCAGACCCCGTCGGCGGCGACGGAGATCGCGCACCGGATCGGTGCCGGGAAGCCGGCGGCGTTCGACATCTCGGCCGCGTGCGCGGGCTTCGGCTACGGCCTGACGGTCGGCAAGGGCCTGATCACCGACGGCACCGCGGGGCACGTCCTCGTGATCGGTGTCGAGCGGCTCTCGGACCTGACCGACCCGGAGGACCGGTCCACGGCGTTCCTGTTCGGCGACGGCGCGGGCGCGGTGGTGCTCGGCCCGTCGGACGAGCCGTCGATGGGTCCCTCGGTGTGGGGCTCGGAGGGCGACAAGGCGAACGTCATCGAGCAGACCGTGCCGTGGGACCGGTTCCGGATCGGGGACCTGTCCGATCTGCCGGTGGACTCGGCGGGGCAGGTGAAGTTCCCGGCGCTGCGGCAGGAGGGCCAGACGGTCTTCCGGTGGGCGGTGTTCGAGATGGCGAAGGTGGCCCAGCAGGCCCTGGACGCCGCCGGGATCACCGCCGATGATCTGGATGTCTTCATCCCGCACCAGGCCAACATGCGGATCATCGACTCGATGGTGAAGACCCTCAAGCTGCCGGAGCATGTGGCGGTCGCCCGCGACATCGAGACCACCGGCAACACGTCGGCCGCCTCCATTCCGCTCGCCATGGAGCGGATGCTGGCGACCGGCCAGGCGAAGAGCGGTGACACCGCGCTCGTCATCGGCTTCGGGGCGGGTCTGGTGTACGCCGCCACGGTCGTTACCCTCCCCTAAGCAGATCCGCTTCCCGCGGATCGTCATCAACGCGGTATCCACCGCACCACAACGAAGGAGCGCCGCAATGGCTGCCACCAGGGAAGAGATCCTCGCGGGCCTCGCCGACATCGTGAACGAGATCGCCGGCATCCCGGCCGAGGAGGTCGCGGAGGACAAGTCGTTCACGGACGACCTCGACGTCGACTCGCTGTCCATGGTCGAGGTGGTCGTCGCCGCTGAGGAGCGCTTCGGCGTCAAGATCCCGGACGACGACGTCAAGAACCTGAAGACGGTCGGCGACGCTGTCGGGTACATCGACGCCCACCAGTCCTGACGGACGGGTTCCGCCGGCGCGTCCGGCGGACCCGGTGCCACGACGCAAGCGCTGTCGCCGCCCCGCGGGGCGGCCCGGCGATCATCCCCGACTAGCGGAGAGTTACGGATGACCGTGAACACGACCCATCGAACGGTGGTTGTCACCGGTGTCGGCGCGACCACACCGCTGGGTGGCGACAGCGCGACGACGTGGGAGGGCCTGGTCGCCGGCCGGTCCGGTGTGGGGGTCCTGACGGAGGAGTGGGCGCGGGATCTGCCGGTCCGCATCGCCGCCAGGGCCGCCGTGGACCCGGCCGAGGTGCTGCCGCGCCCGGTGGCCAGGAAGCTGGACCGCTCGGCGCAGTTCGCGCTGCTGGCGACGCGCGAGGCGTGGGCGGACGCGGGCTTCTCGGGCCGCGCCGGTGACGACGACGCGCTGGACCCGACGCGGGTGGGCGCCGTCGTGGCCTCGGGCATCGGCGGTGTGACGACCCTGCTCGACCAGTACGACGTGCTGCGCGAGAAGGGTGCGCGGCGGGTGTCTCCGCACACCGTGCCGATGCTCATGCCGAACAGCCCGGCGGCCAACGTCGGTCTGGAGATCAACGCGCAGGCCGGCGCGCACGCCCCGGTCAGCGCGTGCGCCTCGGGCGCCGAGGCCGTGGGCTACGCGGTGGAGATGATCCGCACGGGCCGGGCCGACGTGGTGGTGGCCGGCGGCACGGAGGCGGCGATCCACCCGCTGCCGATCGCGGCGTTCGCCACGATGATGGCGCTGTCGAAGAACGAGGGCGACCCGGCGAAGGTGTCGCGGCCCTACGACCGGGACCGTGACGGCTTCGTGCTGGGCGAGGGCGCCGGCGTGGTCGTGCTGGAGTCCGCCGAGCACGCCAGGCGGCGTGGCGCGCGGGTGTACTGCGAGGTCCTCGGGCAGGGCCTGTCGGGCGACGCGCACCACATCGCGCAGCCCGAGCCGACGGGCCGCGGCATCGCCGCCGCCCTGCGGCACGTGCTGGACGGTTCGGACCTGAAGCCGGAGCAGCTCGTCCACGTGAACGCGCACGCCACCTCGACGCCGCTGGGCGACCTGGCGGAGGTCAAGGCGCTGCGGTCGGTCCTCGGTGACGACCTGGACCACATGGCGATCTCGGCGACCAAGTCGATGACCGGTCACCTGCTGGGCGGCGCCGGCGGCATCGAGACGGTCGCGACGGTGCTGGCGCTGCACCACAGGACGGCGCCCCCGACGATCAACGTCGACAACCTCGACCCGGACGTGGACGCCGACATCGTGCGGGACGAGGCGCGGGAGCTGCCCTCCGGCACGATCGCCGCGGTGAACAACTCGTTCGGCTTCGGCGGCCACAACGTGGTCCTGGCCATGCGGACGGTCTGAGGCCTGCCCCCGCACCGTACGGCGGCCCGCTCCCGGTCGCGCCCCTCGTGGCGCGGTCCGGGGGCGGGCCGCCGTCGTGCTGGGGTCAGTCGCCCGCTTCGCCGTCGGGGAGGACGAGCCGCACGTGTTCGGCGGCCAGCCTGCGGCGGACGGCGGGCGGCGGCTCGGCGTCGGTGACGACGGCGTCGAGGCGGTCCCAGCCGCACAGGAGGACGGGCGCCGTGGTCGTGAACTTGGTGTGGCCGATGAGGAGGACGACCCGTTCCGCTATGTCCATGAGGGTCTCCTTGACCTGCCGCTCCACGTCGGCGGCGGCGTAGATCCCGCGCTCGTCCACGCCGGCGGCGCCGAGGTAGCAGGTGCGGACCTTGAGGCGCCGCGCGGTGTCGACGGTGAGGGAGCCGACGAGCGCGCGGCTGGGCGCGAACAGGTCGCCGCCGAGGGCGATGCCCCGGGCGCCCGGCCGGTCCATGAGGAGGTCGATCACGGGCACCGAGTGGGTGACGACGGTGCCGTGGAACGTGTCGGGGAGCGCGGCGGCGAGCTGGTAGGCGGTGGTGCCGGCGTCGACGGCGATGACGTCGTCGTCGCGGACGCAGTCGGCGGCGGCCCGGCCGACGGCGCGTTTCTGCTCGACGTCGGCGGTGGAGCGGCTGGTGTACGCGGGGGCGGCGCGGTCGCGGGGGGCGCCGGCCGGCAGGACGACGCCGCCGCGCACGGCCATGACCTTGCCCTCGGCGGCGAGGCGGCGGATGTCGCGGCGCGCGGTCATCTCGGAGACGCCGAGGCGGGCGGCGGCGTCCGCGATGGACAGGAAGCCGGTCTCGCGCAGGGCGTCGACGACCTCGTCGCGGCGAGCGGGGGCCGCCCGGTACTTCAGCGGGTCTTGCGGCACGGAACGGCACCTCGTCGGCGGGTCGGCAACAGATTTTGAAACAAATCTAACAAACCCAGGAGCGGTTCACCGGACGGGCCTTGGGTGCGCCCGGTGCGTCAGCGGGCTGTCCAGCAGGTCCGAGGTTGTTCGTTACTTGACACGATGTTCCCAATAGCGCCAAAGTGTTGTCATCTAACGAACACATCCCGTCCTTTCCGGAACAGTGAGGTACCGCATGTCCGGTCCTGAAGCCGCCGTCGTGTGCGTCGGGGTGGTGACCCTCGACGCGCTCGCCCTCGTCGACCGCCACCCGGGGCCGGACGAACGCGTCCTGGCCGACCGCGTGGCGATCACCGGCGGCGGCCCCGCCGCCACCGCGGCGGTGGTCCTGGCCAGGCAGGGCGTGCCCGTCGCGTTCGTCGGCCGGGTCGGCACCGACGCCGAGGGCGCCCAGGCCCTCGACCTGCTGGCCGCCGAGGGCGTGGACGTCACGCACACCCTGCGCGACCCGGCGACGCCCACCCAGTCGTCCGTCGTCATCGCGGCCACCGGCAGCGCCACCCGGTCCATCGCCACACGCGCCGTCCCGCCGCTCCCCCCGCTCACCGGGGCGGCGGCCGACCTGGTCGCCGGCGCCGGCTGGGTGCACACCGACCACCTCGGCTTCGCGCCCGTCGCGGACCTCCTGGAGCGGCGCGCCGGCACGGACCGCAGGCCCCGCGTCGCCCTGGACGCCGGGAACGACGTCGCAGGACTCGACGGGCGGCTCGGCCTGGTCGACCTGTACGTCCCCACCACCGCGTCGCTGACGGCCCGCTACGGCACCACGCCCGACGCGGCCCCCGACACCGTCGCCGACTGCGCCGCCCGCGCGCTCGCCGAGGGCGCCGGCACCGTCGTCGCCACGCACGGCGCGGGCGGCAGCGCCGCCTGGTGGCCCGGCGGCCACGCCACCGCGCCGGCCGCCACCGGCGTCGGCATCGTCTCCACCCTCGGCGCCGGCGACGTCTTCCACGGCGCGCTGCTCGCCGCCGTCTGCCGCGGCCTCGACTGGTCCGAGGCGCTGCGGCACGCCAACGCCACGGCGGCCCTCTCCTGCCGCGCCCTCGACGGCCGCAGCGCCATCCCCGGCACGGCCGAGCTGGACGCCTTCCTGACCGCCGCCGCACCGGCCGCCTGACCCGCACCCCGCCCACCCGCTCCACGAGGAGAACGAGAACCCATGACCGCAACGACCGACCGGGCCGCCGCCACCCTCGCCGACATCGCCCGCCCCTCCGGCGGCTTCGCGATGCTGGCGGTGGACCAGCGCGAGGCGATGCGCCTGATGTTCGCGGGCGTCACCGGCGCCCCGGTGTCCGACCAGGTCCTCACCGACTTCAAGGTGAAGGCCACCGAGGTGCTGTCCCCGTACGCGTCCGGCGTCCTCGTCGACCGGCAGTTCAGCTACGACGCGGTGCTCGACGCGAAGGCCGTGCACCCGGACTGCGGCCTCATCGTCGCCGCCGACGAGTTCCTGCCCGGCAACGGCATCCCGGTGGACGCCGTCGCGATCGACGACGCCGTGGACCCGGCCGAGGCCAGGGCGCGCGGCGCCGTCGCCCTCAAGCTGCTGGTGCTGTGGCGGCAGGACGAGGACCCGGCCGGGCGCCGCGCCATGGTCGCCGAGTTCACCGCCCGCTGCCGCGCGGCCGGCCTCGTCAGCATCATCGAGCCCGTGGTGCGCCCGCCCCGGCGCGGCTGGGCCTTCGACCGCGAGGCCGCGATCGTGGCGGCCGCGAAGGAACTGGGCGACAGCGGCGCGGACCTGTACAAGGGCGAGATGCCGTACGGCGGCGACGCCGACGACGCCACCCTGCTGTCCGCCTGCCGCGCCATCGACGACGCCGTCGTCATGCCGTGGGTGATCCTTTCCTCCGGTGTGCACGCCGACCGGTTCGGCAACGCGGTCCGCGTCGCCTGCCGCGCCGGCGCCTCCGGCTTCCTGGCCGGGCGCGCCGTGTGGCAGTCCGTCATCGGCGCCCGCGACACGGAGACCGTGCTGCGTGACGTGTCCGTGCCGCGCCTGCGCCGGCTGGGCGAGATCGTCGACGAGGCGGTCGCCGCCCGCTGACCCGCAGCGTCCGGGGCCGGGACGCCCCGACCCGTCCCGGCCCCGGCCATCCACCCCCCTCACCCGGAGAGACGCGCACCATGACCACCGTTTCCCGCATCGTCTTCACCGCCCCCGGCGAGGTCGCGACCGAGACCGCCGACGAGCCGGACGCGCCGCTCGGCCCGGGCCAGGTCCGGATCGCCCCCCAGTACCTCGGCATCTGCGGCAGCGACCTGCACGTGCTGCACGGCGGGCACCCGTTCGCCAAGCCGCCGCTCGTGCCGGGTCACGAGCTGTCGGCGGTCGTCACCGGGACCGCGCCCGACGTCACGGGCGTGGCCGTCGGCGACCGCGCCGTCATCGACCCGATCATGGCCTGCGGCACGTGCCGCGCCTGCCGCGCGGGTCGGCCGAACCTGTGCGAACCGCCGCAGGTCGCGGGCTTCCGCGCGCCCGGTTTCGGCCGCACCACGCACGTCGTGCCCGCCGCGAACGTCCATGTCGCGCCGGCGTCCCTGCCCCTGGACGAGCTGGCGTTCGCCGAGCCGGTCGCCTGCGCGGTGCACTGCCTGAGCCGTATCCCCGACCCGGCGGACCGCGAGGACCTGCTCGTGATCGGCGCGGGGACCATCGGCCTCACGATCGTCCAGGCGCTGCGCGTCAGCGGCGTCGGGCGGCTGACCGTGCAGGAGCCGGATCCGGCGAAGCGCGCGCTCGCGCTGCGGTTCGGCGCGGACGCGGCCGTGGCGCCGGGCGAGCTGCCCGAGGGCGCGTCGTTCACCGGTGTCATCGACGTCGTCGCGGCGCCGGTGACGCTCCGGGAGGCGACCACCCGCGTCCTGCCGGGCGGCCCCGTCGTCGTGATGGGTGTCCCCGACGGGCCGCGCGAGATCCCGCTGCCGTCGATGCAGCGCTTCGAGCGCGACCTGCTGGGCTCGGGGATGTACGTCCCCGGCGACTTCGACACCGCGATCGGCTGGCTGGCCGGCGGACGGTTCGACACGACCGGCCTCATCACCGACACGTACGCCCTGCCGGACGCCCCCGCCGCCTACCGGCGGGCCGCCGAGCCGGACTCGATCAAGGTCCTGCTGCGGCTCGCGGACTGACCGCCCGCCGCCACGCAGGACACCGCACGTCCCACCCCCCGCCCGCACGCACCGTGGAACGCACATGAGCAGCTCTATACCGGCGGTCATCCGCCGCCCGCAGGACGTCGTCGACCTCGTCAACACCCACCCCGCCCGCCGCGGCGGCGCCGGCATCGCGCTCATCGCGCTCGGCGGAGTCCTGATCGACGCCTACCAGGCCGCGATGATCGGCTTCGGGAACTCCTACATCGCCGACGAGTACGGCATCAGCTCGGGCGCCGCCGCGGCCGTCAACGCCACCGTGCTCGTCGCCGCCCTCGCCGGCGGGCTGCTGGCCAGGCCCCTCATCGAGCGGCTCGGGCAGCGCCGCTCGTTCCTGCTGGGCATGGGCCTGTGCGCGATCGCGGCGGCGGCCGTGGCGTTCGCGCCGAACATCTGGTTCGTCCTCGCCTGCCGCGTCGTGATGGGCGTCGGCCTCGGCATCGACTTCCCGCTCGCCACCTCGGCGGTGGTGGAGCTGTCGGGCTCGAAGAGCTCGTCGTCGGGACGCTCGGTGAACCTGTGGCAGATGGGCTGGTACATCTCCACCACCGTCGTCTACCTCGTCCTGCTGCCGCTGCACCAGGCCACCTCCGTCGAGTCCGACCTGTGGCGGTACGGC
Proteins encoded:
- a CDS encoding helix-turn-helix domain-containing protein; this encodes MSDADEKEAHAATVRRLEQSSGKLSAAAIARMDEQLPWYRAMPPENRSWIGLVAQAGIAAFTEWFRHPETPQAISTDVFGTAPRELTRAITLRQTVEMVRTTIEVVESAVDELAPPGGEASLRSALLVYAREIAFATAQVYAQAAEARGAWDARLESLVVNAVVSGEADESDLSRAAALGWRTPEHVTVVLGNAPNGDSELTVEAIRRAARYAKLQVLTGVLGKRLVVIVGGSDDPVQTAKALIGPFAAGPVVAGPVVGDLLAATRSAQAAAAGLRACAAWPDAPRPVLADDLLPERAMAGDPAARTLLVEEIYRPLQEAGSALLETLSVYLEQASSLEGAARMLFVHPNTVRYRLRRVTDVTGWPPSDVRSAFTLRVALMLGRLADADGRP
- a CDS encoding acyl carrier protein codes for the protein MAATREEILAGLADIVNEIAGIPAEEVAEDKSFTDDLDVDSLSMVEVVVAAEERFGVKIPDDDVKNLKTVGDAVGYIDAHQS
- a CDS encoding ACP S-malonyltransferase, with product MLVLVAPGQGSQTPGFLNPWLELPGTADRLRAWSDIAGIDLVHLGTKADEDTIRDTAVAQPLLVAGALLSAAALFDGADATAGAARLGAVAGHSVGELPAAAIAGVLSEADTMALVRSRSTAMAEAAAVTRTGMSAVLGGDPELVAERLEKCGLTAANNNGGGQIVAAGTLEQLAELATDKPERSRVIPLKVAGAFHTHHMAPAVAAMEAAAKAVTIADPAVRYVSNADGEVVGDGREIVRRLVTQVSNPVRWDLCMETFRRLGATALIELCPGGTLAGLAKRNLRGVAQLAVKSPDDIAAARELIAEHAASPAE
- a CDS encoding ankyrin repeat domain-containing protein, with translation MTSHRSVAAASAGCSAGGLRPEVLYQLERLRGAVPDDFAPREGWTVVTPVGERRLPAEIQALLSIGWPQAHVLLDEDDSGPIQFPMMLEFDDEDGPSARAWLLIGMTNTQFYWLVDLDEAGTGDPPVYEIDHDWYDDGEDECLEPEPLSRLLADLKAVPPPSPEDLFPRACAVGDLAAVREVLAGTPTPALGPLNDSGLTPMHLAVIGRSAAVVRTLAEAGADPGAALRETCRIPWTYRHPQRHCDRFGDLSAGVTPLHLAVAGNFHVIPGPDITPDVIEALLAAGADPNAADEYGRTPLHAAVTLTGPDALAAVRLLVEAGGDPHARQRGVPSHVRYSARDYTPMTLADELGRTEAADLLKNAKRTLYHRAQAKAGRQQR
- a CDS encoding ketoacyl-ACP synthase III; this encodes MTAKLRPSRGAPYARILGVGGYRPVRVVPNEEILKHIDSSDEWIRSRSGIVTRHWAGEGETVVEMAVAASGKAIAAAGIAAEQIDAVVVSTVSHFMQTPSAATEIAHRIGAGKPAAFDISAACAGFGYGLTVGKGLITDGTAGHVLVIGVERLSDLTDPEDRSTAFLFGDGAGAVVLGPSDEPSMGPSVWGSEGDKANVIEQTVPWDRFRIGDLSDLPVDSAGQVKFPALRQEGQTVFRWAVFEMAKVAQQALDAAGITADDLDVFIPHQANMRIIDSMVKTLKLPEHVAVARDIETTGNTSAASIPLAMERMLATGQAKSGDTALVIGFGAGLVYAATVVTLP
- a CDS encoding pirin family protein yields the protein MLEVKRAGERHRGGEPHAGIDTRHAFSFAGFYDPDNLRFGPLTACNEERLAPGAGFPPHRHRDLEIVTWVIEGELTHEDTDGRTTAVRPGDVQRLTPGSGTLHGEHNRGTEPLRFLQMWLVPDEPGGAPEYEVVRGLADGTPYALPRTDAALYVHHLDTGTRTTVPDAHRAYVHVVRGAVTLHPDVTTATRLTPGDSARLTAAGTPPLRAEEPTELLIWRFGAALTR
- the fabF gene encoding beta-ketoacyl-ACP synthase II, encoding MNTTHRTVVVTGVGATTPLGGDSATTWEGLVAGRSGVGVLTEEWARDLPVRIAARAAVDPAEVLPRPVARKLDRSAQFALLATREAWADAGFSGRAGDDDALDPTRVGAVVASGIGGVTTLLDQYDVLREKGARRVSPHTVPMLMPNSPAANVGLEINAQAGAHAPVSACASGAEAVGYAVEMIRTGRADVVVAGGTEAAIHPLPIAAFATMMALSKNEGDPAKVSRPYDRDRDGFVLGEGAGVVVLESAEHARRRGARVYCEVLGQGLSGDAHHIAQPEPTGRGIAAALRHVLDGSDLKPEQLVHVNAHATSTPLGDLAEVKALRSVLGDDLDHMAISATKSMTGHLLGGAGGIETVATVLALHHRTAPPTINVDNLDPDVDADIVRDEARELPSGTIAAVNNSFGFGGHNVVLAMRTV